DNA from Chroicocephalus ridibundus chromosome 23, bChrRid1.1, whole genome shotgun sequence:
AATGGGagaagaatcacagaacggtcagggttggaggggacctttggaaatcacctagtccaacccccctgccaaagcaggttcacctggagcgggttgcacaggaacgGGTCCAGACAGGTTTTCAGTTATCTCCGGAGAagaagactccacagcctctctgggctgcctgttccagtgctctgacaccctcaaagtaaagatgttcctcatgttgagatggaatttcctgtgttaaGAAGGACGCTGTGCAGGTTGGGGCGGGGGCAGCAGCTAGGCCTGAGGCGAAGTGGGCCTAAGGTAGGCCCGAAGGGGCCGCAAATAGGCCCAAGGGGGACCCGAGGGAGGCCTCAAGGCGGCCCCGATGGGCCTGAGGCGAAGTCGGTGTGAGGCGGGTCGGAGTTGGGCCCAGCAGGGCCGTGCCACAGCGGGCTGACACGGAGCACCAGCCcgccctgccgcagccccccgAGCCCGCGATGCAGCGCGGCGCGGTCCGTACCTCAGCACGGCGCTagcgctccgccccgccccgccccgcctcgcctcagcccggcacagccccgccCGGCGGCtgcgcccgcccgccctccccgcccATAAATAGGGGCGGTCGGGCAACGCCGGTCCGCAGAGCAGTCGCTGGCCCCCCGCAACGCAGCCATGAGCTCGTACGGCTACGACCCGTTCTTCCCCTCCTACAAGCGGCGGTACGCCGAGAGCCCGCGCATCCACGTCTCGACGATGCGGAGCAGCGGCGGCTACAGCTCGGGGCGCTCGGCATACTCCAGCCTGTCAGCCCCCGTCTCCTCCGTGTCGGTGCGGCGCAGCTATGCCACCTCCAGCGCCTCGGGCTCCCTCCTGCACTCGGTGGACAGCCTGGACCTCAGCCAGGTGGCCGCCATCAGCAACGACCTCAAGTCCATCCGCAGCCAGGAGCGGGCGCAGCTTCAGGACCTCAACGACCGCTTCGCCTGCTTCATCGAGCGGGTGCAtgagctggagcagcagaacaaggtgctggaagctgagctgctggtgctgcGGCAGAAGCACGCTGAGCCCTCCCGCTTCCGCGCCCTCTACGAGCAGGAGATCCGCGAGCTGCGGCTGGCGGCCGAGGAGGCGACGAGCGAGAAGCAGGCGCTGCAGGGCGAGCGGGAGAGCCTGGAGGAGACGCTGCGGGGGCTGCAGGCCCGCTAcgaggaggaggtgctgagccgggAGGACGCGGAGGCCCGGCTGCTGGAGGTGCGGAAGGGCGCGGACGAGGCGGCGCTGGCGCGGGCGGAGCTGGAGAAGCGGGTGGACAGCCTGCTGGACGAGCTGGCCTTCCTCAAGAAGGTGCATGAGGAGGAGCTGGCCGAGCTGCAGGCGCAGATCCAGTACGCGCACCTCTCGGTGGAGATGGACGTGTCGGCCAAGCCCGACCTCTCCGCCGCCCTGCGCGACATCCGCGCCCAGTACGAGAAGCTGGCGGCCCGCAACATGCAGAACGCCGAGGAGTGGTTCCGCAGCCGCTTCACCGTCCTCAGCGAGAGCGCTGCCAAGAACACCGACGCCGTCCGCGCCGCCAAGGACGAGGTCTCCGAGAGCCGCCGGCTGCTGAAGGCCAAGACGCTGGAGATCGAGGCCACCCGCGGGATGAACGAGgcgctggagaagcagctgcaggagctggaggaaaagcagagcgCTGACATCTCCGCCCTGCAGgtgcgggggggccggggggggcacctGGAAAGGGGGGGACATTGCTGCTAGCTCGCACGTTCCCCAGCTATGCTGCATAGCTGAACGATAAGGTATCATAAAATCATCATGCGAAGTGCCACAGAGCTATAAGACATGACACAGCGTTTATCGATACACCGGTCAATCCTTAACTATATCATCATATAAAAGACAGACTTaagctaaaaatagaaaaagcacatAGAAGCCAGAAGCAAAACAAACCTCATGCATGGGTAGCAGAAAATGAGGCTCTTAAGTAGGGATGGAATAATACAGTGTAGACATAGGGTTGGGAAACATTAAGTAGGGATGGAATAATAAGGTGTAGACACGGGGTGGGAAAACCCTGCCAGGGAAGGTGGGATTTGGTAAATGGTGTCTTTTTGGCTGAGGGTGGAATTGGAGCTGTTCggttttttcttctgctagaGCAAGATTAAGATATTAGGATTGGAGAAATTCCTTGCAAGGTATTATATCTAGACATGGGAGAATTAAGAATTTTACGCTGCCAATATTGTTCCTTCCAACAGGATACAATCAACAAATTGGAGAATGAGCTGAGAACCACAAAGAGCGAAATGGCTCGGTACTTGAAGGAATATCAAGATCTGCTCAATGTGAAGATGGCCCTGGACATCGAAATTGCAGCATATAGGTATGATGGGGGGAATGTTTCAGTAAGTCAGAACTCGGATCAGGTTCCTATTCTCTCTTCAAGagaattcattttctttgtcaTTCCTCCAGCAGAAGTTTTCATAGATAGATGTCAGAGTTTAATCAGGTCTCCTCCATTGTCTTTCTATTGGAAGAAGCAGTGCTTTTGaggtaaaatatttgctttaagcaAAATCTTCTGTGTGTAGCAAACCTCTGTGAATATAATGGTATGTATGTGTACGCATACAGAGCTCTCTGCTCAGCAATATGATCTCAGTTCTCTCTTCCCAGGTAAAAATACCTGTTCTGTAGTTAAAGAGATTTTGTGTCAGTGGAACTTCATAATACAGACGGCTGTGTTCTCAAAATTGGAAATCCCTTACATGCTTTTAAGAACAGACCTTGTTTCTAACTCACAGAAGCAATCTCctggaaagtaaatatttttacagcagaatTGCTGCTAAATAGCTGTTTAATGTTTTGTCCCAGATACTGTCAGAATTTGTAAATGTCGAAAGAGAGTTTCTATGAATGCCACAAGGGGGAATACTGAGTAAGTGGCTACAAACCTCATCTAATAGCTAAATGTAACATCAAATTGTTACATCTGCATTGTTATCTGCAACCCAAAATACACCTCTGGCTTCACCTGCTATAGGAACATAATCCTAGAGGgtttttccccattatttctcCTAACAAGGGAAAGTATTAATTCACCAGTAATGCACACCTCTGAAACTTCATTCCGAGGAAATAGGGTAGCATTGCCGTGTAGTTATTCATCATGAGTTTTTGCACTCAGAAGTATGCAGTCTGTAGGGCTTGTGCTGCTCAAAGCATCCCAGTATCTTGGTCTGTAGCTGAATCTGCTGAATACTGTTGCAGTATAACAAagtcatttctctttgctttttttttccgcTAGGAAGCTGCTGGAAGGTGAAGAGACCCGACTGAGTTTCACTAGTGTTGGAAGCATCACCAGTGGCTACACCCAGACTGCCCCGACTTTTGGCAGGTCTGCCTACAGTGGTCTCCAGTCCAGCTCCTACTTGATGACAACCCGTTCCTTCCCCACGTACTACTCCAGTCACGTCCAGGAAGAACAGATTGAAATAGAGGAAACAGTTGAGGCTGCTAAAGTGGGAGAAGCCAAGGCAGCCCCTGCAgaagaaggtgaggaggaggaggagaaggaggaaggtgaggaagaagcGGGAGGTGAAGAggctgaagaagaggaggaaggtacTTCTAGTTACTTTCAAATCCCTCTCTTTCATGCTTCACCCTGCTCATGTGGGGTAAAACCCAGAAATCCTGATGACTAGATCTAATCATTAGACCTTTCCCATGTCTGCTTACATGAGCAAAGGAGCATGGGATTAAGCCCACAGCGTttaagcaggaaagcctgaataTTGGGTGGAAGATAAGGTAACCGTTCAATATCAGGCAGATTATAGGACTGATTATACTCCCTTGAAAATCACTGGATGTTTTTCCATTCGGGTTTCCAAAAGCAGAATGATAATACTTTAGCTGGGTGTAATGTCATATCAAGCGGCACTTAGCTATTATAGACATCCTCAAAAACAGGGAACAAGGACATCCTGAGCTAAATACAAATTCCCAGAGAGTAGCCTGTGATAACAGGAACATCAGCTGATGTCTGTGGGTGTCACTGTTGGGTTCAGCAGATAGCAGTATCTATTGCCTGAGGTCGGGGTAGTTTTTTGTTCAGCCAAAATATAGGCCACTTCCTTGCTGTCCCATAAATTATTTACCaaactcattttaaagaaaatgtaaaaggaatgTTACCAAGAGTTGCTTTTCCAACTTCAATTGCATAGATCTGAAAGATTTAACCTAAACATATCCAAAATGCATTCACTACCACTGAACTAGGAGCTTGCTAATGTAAAGATTAATTATAATGAAATGATAGTTGAAGAGCCAATGGGAGGGCAATGGCAACATTCCTTTTTGAACTCAAGTCTTTGGATAAGGCTTAAAGCAATGAGTCCACAGTACTATTTTTCAAGGCCATGATTTTGAAAAGAACCTATAAAGTGCTTCACTCCCTCTGAAATCTAGGATAAGTTGGTCACGTAGTTTTGTTCGTTTCCCTCGGCAATCCTAGATAAATGTCCCTGCTTCCATGCAAAATCATTTGCCATTCCATGCAAAATCATTTGCCAGCCCCATCCAGTTTGGCTGGCTGCCGTCCAAATGTCTGGGCTTGAAGGATGCAGGTGTGCTGGGTCCTGTTAAATTTGGATTAGGAAGAGTACATAGGatgtgaaatgtttctttttgtttctcaaagGTGCTAAGGAAGAGTCTGAAGAAGccaaagagggagaggaagaggaaggagaaggggaagaaacagcagctgaagaaggagaggagtCTCAGGAAACTGCTGAGGAAACtggtgaggaggagaaggaagagaaagaagcagcaggaaaggaagagagtGAAGTGAAGAAGAAGGCTTGATCTTTAGGCAGTATAGCTTTCTCATCAGGTCAACAGAATAAATGATGATTGACTCAGCTAAAATTGCAGTCTCACATATTTAATTCAGTGACCACTGAGGTTTAAAGTTCATGATCTATGATGTTTCTCTCTGTGCAGAGTATCAGTATGCTTGCAGAGCACCCACTGGCTTGCTCCCTGAATGCCGCATGGTCTACACGTATGAATTCAGGGGTTATGTCTTTCTTGGGTGATTCAGaaccttaaaatttaaaaagggggaaaaaaaaaaaataagtcatggGAATGAAAGTTGTCTttaacttgcatttaaaataattatggaaACCTTGGGTGGGTACAATAATGGAGGCTTCAATAAGTATGTGCAATAAAGCTAGTCAATAAAGTTACAGAAATGCTTACACAGATTCCTTGTGTGTGTCGTGTCACTAATGCACTTAAAAGGTTGATAAAGGGCTGTGTCGCACTTGTCTCAAG
Protein-coding regions in this window:
- the NEFL gene encoding neurofilament light polypeptide isoform X1, whose product is MSSYGYDPFFPSYKRRYAESPRIHVSTMRSSGGYSSGRSAYSSLSAPVSSVSVRRSYATSSASGSLLHSVDSLDLSQVAAISNDLKSIRSQERAQLQDLNDRFACFIERVHELEQQNKVLEAELLVLRQKHAEPSRFRALYEQEIRELRLAAEEATSEKQALQGERESLEETLRGLQARYEEEVLSREDAEARLLEVRKGADEAALARAELEKRVDSLLDELAFLKKVHEEELAELQAQIQYAHLSVEMDVSAKPDLSAALRDIRAQYEKLAARNMQNAEEWFRSRFTVLSESAAKNTDAVRAAKDEVSESRRLLKAKTLEIEATRGMNEALEKQLQELEEKQSADISALQDTINKLENELRTTKSEMARYLKEYQDLLNVKMALDIEIAAYRKLLEGEETRLSFTSVGSITSGYTQTAPTFGRSAYSGLQSSSYLMTTRSFPTYYSSHVQEEQIEIEETVEAAKVGEAKAAPAEEGEEEEEKEEGEEEAGGEEAEEEEEGAKEESEEAKEGEEEEGEGEETAAEEGEESQETAEETGEEEKEEKEAAGKEESEVKKKA
- the NEFL gene encoding neurofilament light polypeptide isoform X2 translates to MSSYGYDPFFPSYKRRYAESPRIHVSTMRSSGGYSSGRSAYSSLSAPVSSVSVRRSYATSSASGSLLHSVDSLDLSQVAAISNDLKSIRSQERAQLQDLNDRFACFIERVHELEQQNKVLEAELLVLRQKHAEPSRFRALYEQEIRELRLAAEEATSEKQALQGERESLEETLRGLQARYEEEVLSREDAEARLLEVRKGADEAALARAELEKRVDSLLDELAFLKKVHEEELAELQAQIQYAHLSVEMDVSAKPDLSAALRDIRAQYEKLAARNMQNAEEWFRSRFTVLSESAAKNTDAVRAAKDEVSESRRLLKAKTLEIEATRGMNEALEKQLQELEEKQSADISALQDTINKLENELRTTKSEMARYLKEYQDLLNVKMALDIEIAAYRKLLEGEETRLSFTSVGSITSGYTQTAPTFGRSAYSGLQSSSYLMTTRSFPTYYSSHVQEEQIEIEETVEAAKVGEAKAAPAEEGAKEESEEAKEGEEEEGEGEETAAEEGEESQETAEETGEEEKEEKEAAGKEESEVKKKA